A DNA window from Streptomyces bacillaris contains the following coding sequences:
- a CDS encoding VOC family protein — MTVEKTSVLVLDCAEPMELAEFYAGLLGAETRIGSDPDFVEVVGNDGVRLAIRRDHGYAPPSWPRPEDSQQAHLRILVSREDIDEAEREAISLGARPVDTGDSNSGPRDVRVYGDPAGHSFSLAVYPLPTE, encoded by the coding sequence ATGACTGTGGAGAAAACGAGCGTTCTCGTCCTGGACTGTGCCGAACCCATGGAGCTGGCCGAGTTCTACGCCGGTCTGCTCGGTGCGGAGACCCGGATCGGCTCCGACCCCGACTTCGTGGAGGTCGTCGGCAACGACGGCGTCCGGCTGGCGATCCGCCGGGACCACGGCTACGCGCCGCCGAGCTGGCCCCGCCCGGAGGACTCCCAACAGGCCCATCTGCGGATCCTGGTGAGCCGCGAGGACATCGACGAGGCCGAGCGCGAGGCGATATCGCTGGGGGCCAGGCCCGTCGACACCGGTGACAGCAACAGCGGTCCGCGCGATGTCCGGGTGTACGGGGATCCGGCGGGCCACTCGTTCTCGCTGGCGGTGTATCCGCTGCCGACGGAGTGA
- a CDS encoding glycoside hydrolase family 5 protein has translation MHQRPTPPTSPTEPTAAPTTGRRRFTRKALLAASALGVVTALLTPVQAGAAPAPAEPATARAATPLAANGQLRVCGLQLCNASGQAIALNGMSTHGTQWYAQCVTDGSLNALAQDWRADVLRVSTYVQEGGYETDPAGFTARAQKFIDAAHARGMYAVIDWHMLTPGDPNANLDRAKTFFTAMAKRYKDHPGVLYEIANEPSGVSWSAIKSYSEQIIPVIRAQDPDAVVLVGTRAWSSFGVSEGSNESEVVNNPVRASNIMYTFHFYAASHREAYLATLDRASDRLPVFVTEFGTQNYAGEGANDFAMSQRYLDLMKRKKISWTNWNYSDDHRSGAVFKTGTCSGTNWTGTGVLKEAGVWIRERIRQ, from the coding sequence ATGCACCAGCGCCCCACTCCCCCCACGTCCCCCACCGAACCCACGGCCGCCCCCACGACCGGCCGGCGCCGCTTCACCCGTAAGGCCCTGCTCGCCGCTTCCGCGCTCGGCGTGGTCACCGCGCTCCTGACCCCCGTCCAGGCCGGAGCCGCCCCCGCTCCCGCCGAGCCCGCCACGGCCAGGGCCGCCACCCCGCTCGCGGCCAACGGCCAGCTCCGCGTCTGCGGTCTCCAGCTCTGTAACGCCTCGGGCCAGGCGATCGCCCTCAACGGCATGAGCACCCACGGCACCCAGTGGTACGCCCAGTGCGTCACCGACGGGTCCCTGAACGCCCTCGCCCAGGACTGGCGCGCCGACGTGCTGCGTGTCTCCACCTACGTACAGGAGGGAGGGTACGAGACCGACCCGGCCGGATTCACCGCGCGGGCGCAGAAGTTCATCGACGCGGCGCACGCGCGCGGGATGTACGCGGTCATCGACTGGCACATGCTCACGCCGGGCGATCCGAACGCCAACCTCGACCGGGCGAAGACGTTCTTCACCGCGATGGCGAAGAGGTACAAGGACCACCCGGGCGTGCTCTACGAGATCGCCAACGAGCCCTCGGGGGTGAGCTGGTCGGCCATCAAGTCCTACTCCGAGCAGATCATCCCGGTGATCCGGGCGCAGGACCCGGACGCGGTGGTCCTGGTCGGGACGCGGGCCTGGTCCTCGTTCGGGGTGTCGGAGGGATCGAACGAGTCCGAGGTCGTCAACAACCCGGTCCGCGCCTCGAACATCATGTACACCTTCCACTTCTACGCGGCCTCGCACCGCGAGGCGTATCTCGCGACGCTGGACCGGGCCTCGGACCGGCTCCCCGTCTTCGTCACCGAGTTCGGGACGCAGAACTACGCGGGCGAGGGCGCCAACGACTTCGCGATGTCGCAGCGTTACCTCGACCTGATGAAGCGCAAGAAGATCTCCTGGACCAACTGGAACTACTCCGACGACCACCGCTCCGGTGCCGTCTTCAAGACCGGCACGTGCAGCGGCACCAACTGGACCGGGACCGGGGTCCTGAAGGAGGCCGGGGTCTGGATCCGCGAGCGCATCCGCCAGTGA
- a CDS encoding endonuclease/exonuclease/phosphatase family protein, with protein MQISRSGSVLLTGAVAVALAVTALPAAQAAPSATAVISEVYGGGGNSGATLTRDFVELANAGSTPFEVGGFSVQYLPGAPSAGSQWQVSALTGSIAPGGRYLVAQAAGTGGTVALPTPDAAGTIAMAAGSGTVALVSGTTPLTCKSAADCAAEPRIVDLVGYGSAVVREGSGPAPTASATASVHRAASLADTDDNAADFSAGAPTPVNAAGETSGGGQGPEEPGPTEPGPVRIHDIQGTTRVSPLDGTAVTGVPGVVTGVRATGSRGFWIQETAPDDDPRTSEGLFVYTGSAAPTVKAGDSVLVSGKVAEYYPGTATQSITQITSPRITVLSSGNALPAPVVLDARSVPGRYAPSAGGGSIDPLPLEPKRYALDLYESLESVRVQIADTRVTGATTAYDEIWVTVKPKENPTRRGGTLYASYQDQNTGRLKVMSLDPARPIPTANVGDVLKGRTTGVLDYASYGGYNLQATELGTHVDKKLRREVTRKQKRDELAIATYNVENLDAADDQAKFDTLAEGIAKNLSSPDIVSLEEIQDDNGPVNDGTVGSEATLKRFTDAIVAQGGPRYAWRYIAPENNKDGGEPGGNIRNVFLFNPQRVSFADRPGGDATTPVQAVKTWKGVKLSASPGRINPTSPAWEASRKPLVGEFTFRGKPVFVIGNHFGSKGGDQPLHGRFQEPNRSSEVKRIQQATEVNAFVTSLLKADKSARVVALGDFNDFEFSPTFTALTKGKVLKPLITTLPASERYSYVFDGNSQTLDHILTSPAIRRFDYDVVHINAEFADQASDHDPQVVRVRTGGFWF; from the coding sequence GTGCAGATATCCAGATCCGGTTCCGTCCTGCTGACCGGCGCCGTCGCCGTCGCGCTCGCGGTGACCGCCCTGCCCGCCGCCCAGGCGGCCCCGTCCGCCACCGCGGTGATCTCCGAGGTGTACGGCGGCGGGGGCAACTCCGGCGCGACGCTGACCCGGGACTTCGTGGAGCTGGCCAACGCCGGCTCCACCCCGTTCGAGGTCGGCGGCTTCAGCGTCCAGTACCTCCCGGGCGCCCCGTCGGCCGGTTCGCAGTGGCAGGTCTCCGCGCTCACCGGGTCGATCGCCCCCGGCGGCCGCTACCTCGTCGCCCAAGCGGCGGGCACCGGCGGCACGGTGGCCCTGCCCACGCCGGACGCCGCCGGCACCATCGCCATGGCGGCCGGGAGCGGCACCGTGGCGCTGGTCTCCGGCACCACGCCGCTCACCTGCAAGTCGGCGGCGGACTGTGCGGCCGAGCCCCGGATCGTGGACCTGGTCGGCTACGGTTCCGCGGTCGTCCGGGAGGGCAGCGGCCCGGCCCCCACCGCCTCGGCCACCGCCTCCGTCCACCGGGCCGCCTCGCTGGCGGACACCGACGACAACGCGGCCGACTTCTCCGCCGGTGCCCCCACCCCCGTCAACGCGGCGGGCGAGACGTCCGGCGGCGGCCAGGGACCGGAGGAGCCCGGCCCGACCGAGCCCGGTCCGGTGCGCATCCACGACATCCAGGGCACCACCCGCGTCTCCCCGCTCGACGGCACGGCGGTCACCGGCGTGCCGGGCGTCGTCACCGGCGTACGGGCCACGGGTTCGCGCGGCTTCTGGATCCAGGAGACCGCGCCCGACGACGACCCGCGCACCAGCGAGGGCCTCTTCGTCTACACCGGCTCCGCCGCGCCCACCGTGAAGGCCGGGGACTCCGTCCTGGTGAGCGGGAAGGTGGCCGAGTACTACCCGGGCACCGCCACCCAGTCGATCACGCAGATCACCTCGCCCCGGATCACGGTCCTCTCCTCCGGCAACGCGCTGCCCGCCCCGGTCGTCCTCGACGCCCGCTCGGTGCCCGGGCGTTACGCGCCCTCGGCGGGCGGCGGCTCGATCGACCCGCTGCCGCTGGAGCCGAAGCGGTACGCCCTGGACCTGTACGAGTCGCTGGAGAGCGTCCGGGTCCAGATCGCCGACACCCGGGTGACCGGGGCGACGACGGCGTACGACGAGATCTGGGTGACGGTCAAGCCCAAGGAGAACCCGACCCGGCGCGGCGGCACGCTCTACGCCTCGTACCAGGACCAGAACACCGGCCGCCTCAAGGTGATGTCGCTGGACCCGGCGCGGCCGATTCCCACGGCGAACGTGGGTGACGTGCTGAAGGGCCGCACCACCGGCGTCCTCGACTACGCCTCGTACGGCGGCTACAACCTCCAGGCCACCGAGCTGGGCACGCACGTCGACAAGAAGCTGCGGCGCGAGGTGACGCGCAAGCAGAAGAGGGACGAGCTGGCGATCGCCACGTACAACGTGGAGAACCTGGACGCGGCCGACGACCAGGCCAAGTTCGACACGCTGGCCGAGGGCATCGCGAAGAACCTCTCCTCCCCCGACATCGTCTCGCTGGAGGAGATCCAGGACGACAACGGGCCGGTCAATGACGGCACGGTGGGCTCCGAGGCGACGCTGAAGCGGTTCACCGACGCGATCGTCGCCCAGGGCGGCCCGCGCTACGCCTGGCGCTACATCGCCCCGGAGAACAACAAGGACGGCGGCGAGCCCGGCGGCAACATCCGTAACGTCTTCCTCTTCAACCCCCAGCGGGTCTCCTTCGCGGACCGGCCGGGCGGCGACGCCACCACCCCGGTGCAGGCGGTGAAGACCTGGAAGGGCGTGAAGCTCTCCGCGTCGCCCGGCCGGATCAACCCGACGAGCCCGGCGTGGGAGGCCAGCCGCAAGCCGCTGGTGGGCGAGTTCACCTTCCGGGGCAAGCCGGTCTTCGTCATCGGCAACCACTTCGGCTCCAAGGGCGGTGACCAGCCGCTGCACGGCCGCTTCCAGGAGCCCAACCGCTCCTCGGAGGTCAAGCGCATCCAGCAGGCCACCGAGGTGAACGCCTTCGTCACCTCGCTGCTCAAGGCCGACAAGTCGGCGCGGGTGGTGGCGCTCGGGGACTTCAACGACTTCGAGTTCTCCCCGACGTTCACGGCGCTGACCAAGGGCAAGGTGCTCAAGCCGCTGATCACGACGCTGCCCGCCTCGGAGCGGTACAGCTATGTCTTCGACGGCAACTCGCAGACCCTGGACCACATCCTGACGAGCCCGGCGATCCGGCGCTTCGACTACGACGTGGTGCACATCAACGCGGAGTTCGCCGACCAGGCGAGCGACCACGACCCGCAGGTGGTGCGGGTGCGGACCGGCGGCTTCTGGTTCTGA